CGCGCGCGATTGCTGACCTTGAACTTTCAATGCAGCAGCTTTCAGACAAGGACGATCCGGCTGTCGCTCAAATCTGCGGACGGCTTGCCGAAGAATACAAAAAGTGGATTGAGCAACAAAACACCGCTGTGCAGGCGGCGGATTTTCCGACGGAGTATCGGCCGGCCGCCCTCAAACACCTGGAGGTTTGCCGCCAATGTCATCAGCGGATCGTTGATGGCATTGAGTTGCTGCAAACGGACGCGGACACGCGGCTGGCTTTTGCCTGGATGAACAAGGCCATGTTGGAACAACAGCTTCATTACGACCTTGCGTCAAACCAACGCCGCACCTGGGTCGCAAATGCTGGAGTGCTTTCCCTGGAAAAGTCTTACACCCCACCCAACGCTAATAATCCACCAAAAGGCAAAGGTCTGTGGCGACCCTTCCAGCTTGCGTTCATTTTGATGAACCTTCGCTCCATCGCACAGCGCGAGAGTTCAGAGCGCGACATCGTTGACCTGATTTGGTTTCCGACCGGCGGCGGCAAAACCGAGGCGTATCTCGGTTTGACAGCATTTACGATTTTTCGCCGCAGGTTGCTCAATGTTCACGATTCAGGAACAACCGTGCTGATGCGCTACACATTGCGGCTGTTGACAACTCAACAGTTTCAGCGCGCAGCCTCGCTCATCTGCGCTTGTGAATTGATCCGACGAAACAACGAAGCGCGTCTTGGTGTGACGCGTATCTCGATTGGCTTATGGGTGGGACAAAGCGTAACTCCGAACAAGAACGCGGAAGCGGTGTCGGCGCTGAATACACTGCTGAAGAACGGAAAGCCAAACCCGTTTGTCATTCTGACATGCCCGTGGTGCGGAGTTGAAATGGGGGCGGTTGAGCTTGGTAATTCGTATCGCGGGAAAGGCTATCGCAAGGACGGAAATCAGGTTGTGTTCCGATGCGAAGACCCGAATTGCGAGTTTCGCGATTCGCGCGGCCTGCCATTGCTCGTTGTAGACGAAGCGATTTATGGCGAACGCCCGACACTCCTCATCGGCACAGTGGATAAATTTGCCATGCTGCCTTGGAATCCCGACGCGCGCAGATTGTTTGGCCTCGACAATTTGATGTACGTCTCGCCCCCCGACCTCATCATCCAGGACGAACTTCATCTGATTTCGGGTGCGCTCGGTTCAATGGTTGGGATGTATGAGGGTGCAATTGATGCACTTTGCCGCCACGAACATAACGGCAAGCGGTTGCCTGCCAAAATTGTTGCGTCCACTGCGACGATTTGCCGCGCTCCGCAGCAGGTTCACTCACTTTACGCACGGGACGTGTTTCTGTTTCCGCCGCAGGGATTGCGGGCGGGCGATTCATTCTTTGCCGAGGAAGTCAAAGAACGCGAAGGCAGACTTTATGTGGGCGTTTTTGGTTCGGCCCTTTCGTCTCATGTGACCGCGCAAGTCCGCGTGATGTCGGCCTTGCTTCAAGCTGTCAAATGTGTTCCTGCGCCGTCGCCCGATGCGCTCAATCCTTATTGGACGCTCATGGCTTACTTCAACAGTCTGCGCGAACTCGGTCATGCCGCCACACTCATCCGTGCTGACATTCGCGAACATCTCAACGCCGTCTGGGACAGACTGAACATCCGCAAACCGGCAAAAGAATCGAACAACCCGGATTTGCGACGATTCATCAATCGAGATTTGGAACTGACGAGCCGTATTCAAAGCAGCGAAATTACGAACGTACTGCAACAACTTTTCAATCCGTATCCGGGCACGGACGAGCGACACCCCGTTGACGTCTGTCTTGCCACGAACATGATTCAGGTCGGTCTTGATGTGCCGCGCCTTGGTTTGATGACCGTGGTGGGGCAGCCGAAAACCACTTCGGAATACATTCAAGCCACGAGCCGTGTCGGTCGTGATGTGAAAGGACCGGGGCTGGTTGTGACGGTGTTCAATCCAGGCAAGCCCCGCGACCGTTCGCATTTTGAACATTTTCGTTCATACCATCAAAGCATTTACCGCTGGGTCGAGCCTACGAGTGTTACACCGTTCGCCGTGCCGGTGCGCGAGCGTGCATTGCACGCGCAGCTTGTGACACTGGCGCGCTATTGGGGCGATAAGGCAATGCGCGAAAATCCCAACCCGCCCCCGAATGATCCACTATTCAAACGGATTCGTGACATTCTGATTCACCGCATCGAACAAGTGGATGCAGGTGAAAGCGCCGCCGCTGATTTAATGCTCACAGAACTGATCGAACGCTGGCGTCGGATTCAACCGCCGATTTACGGACACTTTGGTTCGCCACCACAAGAGACGCCCTTGATGTATCCGAGCGGCACAGAGCCACGCGCCATTTGGGCGAACCGTTCCAAAGCTACGCCGTCCTCGATGCGCAATGTAGACTCCGGTTGCGACGCCGAGGTCATCTCTCAATTTCAACAACCCTGAACCATGCCAGCCTTCAAACCCATCCGCCGCAGTCAGCTAATCTCTCCATTCGGCATCGGAGCGATGGTGGATTTTCCGAAGGACGAATCCCTCATGCCTGCTGGTCTTGATGCCTGGCCGCGCGCAAAGGAGGAATGCCCGCCCGAATCGGGCTGGCTAATCCGCGAAGAACGTCTTGAAGCGCGTCTGAGCAGGCCAGGGCAACCCATCACTCACTTTCGGATGCCGCCAGATCATCGTGAGCCGGATGGCGGCGCGCAATTTGCGAATCAGAATGTGCCGTTCGTGCGCTTCCCGCGCTGGCAGTATTGTCATCATTGCGGTGGGATGGAAATGCTTTCGCCATTTTCATCCACACGCCAGCGATGCAGTGGCCGACCATACGAGCATCAAAGTTGTGAAAAAAGAGTGCCGAACCGGCGACCTTTTCTGATTCCGGTCCGCTTCCTTGCCGTTTGTGACTTGGGACACGTTCAGGATTTTCCATTCATGGAGTGGGTGCATCGGGACACGCCACCCAGCGCAGATTGCAGGCTTCGTCTCCGAGCGGGTCGTTCATCGGCAGGACTGTCAGGCATCACCATTGAGTGTTCCTGTAAGCAGAAGCGCAGTCTGGGTGACGTGTTTCGATTTGATGATAAAACAGGAGGGCCGCTTTCGACGCAAATCAACTCGCTCTGTAAAGGACTGCGCCCCTGGCTGGGCGACATGGATGCGGGGAGCACGCCGTGCGGCCACCACCTTCGCGTTCTTCAACGCGGAGCGAGCAACGTCTATTTTTCGCACATCGTCAGTTCGATCTATCTGCCTCTTTGGGCGGAGGAAATCAGCGGGGACATCACAGCCGTGCTGGAACAGCCACATTTCTGGGCGCTTTTCCAACAAAGAACTGTGGGCGGGAAAATTGATCCGATTGTCTGTCAGACCGTGGCAAGTATTACGGGCGTAGATTCCGCCAAACTGGGAATTGCAGCTGAACGCAAACTCCAAGGCGGCATAGAAGCGCGCGCATCCAGCGCCACCGGAGATGAAGAAGATTTCCGCCGTTCAGAGTATCAGGCCATCTGCGACGGGAAAGTCGGCCCTCAAAGCGAACTTTACGTTGAATGCGCAAAACTCACGGACTACGAGCCGGACGTCACAAAATTCTTCTCACGCATCCGGCTTGTCCATAAACTCCGCGAAACTCGCGCGCTCGCTGGTTTCACCAGAATTCTTCCTCCCGACGGTAATCTGGCCAGCGACCGCCTCCAAGGACTCAAGCTCGACCAGCAAATTGACTGGCTGCCGGCCATCAAGGTTTATGGAGAGGGAATCTTTCTGGAGGTCAATCCGGATGAAATTACAAAATGGATAGCAACCGTGCCAAGCTTGCGCCCAGAATTTGTCCGACTCGTTGCCCATTACAACGCGGCGCGCACGGCACGACTTCAACCGAATCGCAACATCACCGCAAAGTTCATGCTGCTTCACACACTGGCTCACGTGCTCATCAACCAATTGAGTTTTGATTGTGGCTACGGCAGTGCGTCACTCCGTGAGCGCCTTTACTGCGATTTCAGCGATCCTTCCCGGCCAATGCACGGATTTCTGATCTACACCGCGTCCGGCGACTCCGAGGGTACAATGGGCGGATTAGTGCGACAGGGAAAACCAGGGCGACTCGAAACCACACTTCGACGGGCGCTCAAGCATGCAGCATGGTGTTCTTCCGACCCTGTATGTATCGAGAGCAAAGGCCAAGGGTCTGATAACTCTAATCTCGCCGCCTGTCATGGGTGTTGCCTTTTGCCCGAAACCTCATGCGAAGAAGGCAATCGGCTTCTTGATCGCGCTCTGTTGATTGGCACTCCCAACCAACCGGCTCTGGGATTTTTTAGCAAACTGCTTTAGGACGATGGCTGACGTTTTCACCAAAGCCAAACGCTCGCAAGTCATGTCCTGCATTCGTGGGCGTGGAAACAAGGAAACCGAAATCGCGCTGGCTCGACTGCTCCGGCAAAATCGGATTCATGGCTGGAGGCGACATTTTTGTATATTCGGCAGACCGGACTTCGCTTTTCCAAAACAAAAACTAGCAATGTTTGTTGACGGCTGTTTCTGGCACGCCTGCCCGAAACATTTCAACATGCCGGTTAACAATCGGGCATTCTGGAAGAAAAAACTCACAGCAAATAAACTCCGCGACAAACTGGTCGCAAGAACACTCCGCTCCCAAGGTTGGCGGGTGCTGCGGATTTGGGAGCACGACCTTGTGCGTAAAAAAAT
This genomic window from Verrucomicrobiia bacterium contains:
- a CDS encoding helicase-related protein; this encodes MSNTAQVRSDIVSFLRRELIGPDPRPEHAHLNVGEEILRPQDPPRLRYSAGVLFPGTARVELQDNASPDEVESATSGPPEGPEDEESKDASSSGVSADADSTTEHEVNRANEFLPSAMGLTALVRLPRRLKVTARAGSYERKAQPELGKQDKEGKWQPHHWRKPVVPEAVEIDCSTLNPTKPLTKEFPLAIDNPDLKLSLHIYSRPYAHAEDAARDRIVTFTLINRTQMSGNSPKDSECFFQCEFTVEDADGGSCFLEYPEREGLEDDKEDQSLRLLYRHRKTFAVGHGCAALWPDIGAAAVNQIKTDALPTYEIKPILPRAIADLELSMQQLSDKDDPAVAQICGRLAEEYKKWIEQQNTAVQAADFPTEYRPAALKHLEVCRQCHQRIVDGIELLQTDADTRLAFAWMNKAMLEQQLHYDLASNQRRTWVANAGVLSLEKSYTPPNANNPPKGKGLWRPFQLAFILMNLRSIAQRESSERDIVDLIWFPTGGGKTEAYLGLTAFTIFRRRLLNVHDSGTTVLMRYTLRLLTTQQFQRAASLICACELIRRNNEARLGVTRISIGLWVGQSVTPNKNAEAVSALNTLLKNGKPNPFVILTCPWCGVEMGAVELGNSYRGKGYRKDGNQVVFRCEDPNCEFRDSRGLPLLVVDEAIYGERPTLLIGTVDKFAMLPWNPDARRLFGLDNLMYVSPPDLIIQDELHLISGALGSMVGMYEGAIDALCRHEHNGKRLPAKIVASTATICRAPQQVHSLYARDVFLFPPQGLRAGDSFFAEEVKEREGRLYVGVFGSALSSHVTAQVRVMSALLQAVKCVPAPSPDALNPYWTLMAYFNSLRELGHAATLIRADIREHLNAVWDRLNIRKPAKESNNPDLRRFINRDLELTSRIQSSEITNVLQQLFNPYPGTDERHPVDVCLATNMIQVGLDVPRLGLMTVVGQPKTTSEYIQATSRVGRDVKGPGLVVTVFNPGKPRDRSHFEHFRSYHQSIYRWVEPTSVTPFAVPVRERALHAQLVTLARYWGDKAMRENPNPPPNDPLFKRIRDILIHRIEQVDAGESAAADLMLTELIERWRRIQPPIYGHFGSPPQETPLMYPSGTEPRAIWANRSKATPSSMRNVDSGCDAEVISQFQQP
- a CDS encoding DUF1998 domain-containing protein — its product is MPAFKPIRRSQLISPFGIGAMVDFPKDESLMPAGLDAWPRAKEECPPESGWLIREERLEARLSRPGQPITHFRMPPDHREPDGGAQFANQNVPFVRFPRWQYCHHCGGMEMLSPFSSTRQRCSGRPYEHQSCEKRVPNRRPFLIPVRFLAVCDLGHVQDFPFMEWVHRDTPPSADCRLRLRAGRSSAGLSGITIECSCKQKRSLGDVFRFDDKTGGPLSTQINSLCKGLRPWLGDMDAGSTPCGHHLRVLQRGASNVYFSHIVSSIYLPLWAEEISGDITAVLEQPHFWALFQQRTVGGKIDPIVCQTVASITGVDSAKLGIAAERKLQGGIEARASSATGDEEDFRRSEYQAICDGKVGPQSELYVECAKLTDYEPDVTKFFSRIRLVHKLRETRALAGFTRILPPDGNLASDRLQGLKLDQQIDWLPAIKVYGEGIFLEVNPDEITKWIATVPSLRPEFVRLVAHYNAARTARLQPNRNITAKFMLLHTLAHVLINQLSFDCGYGSASLRERLYCDFSDPSRPMHGFLIYTASGDSEGTMGGLVRQGKPGRLETTLRRALKHAAWCSSDPVCIESKGQGSDNSNLAACHGCCLLPETSCEEGNRLLDRALLIGTPNQPALGFFSKLL
- a CDS encoding very short patch repair endonuclease, yielding MADVFTKAKRSQVMSCIRGRGNKETEIALARLLRQNRIHGWRRHFCIFGRPDFAFPKQKLAMFVDGCFWHACPKHFNMPVNNRAFWKKKLTANKLRDKLVARTLRSQGWRVLRIWEHDLVRKKISRLPPRILRSLRK